From the genome of Nicotiana sylvestris chromosome 2, ASM39365v2, whole genome shotgun sequence, one region includes:
- the LOC104248681 gene encoding sodium/calcium exchanger NCL-like: MPSLSLCFITIIFLLGKVQGRLLRLNSSNQLISDGIDHRLNNQEYGQHLLSSGKICQQLYGIFPCANSIGGYIFLIIVYQYLLITGERLVSRGSKTLFNILGPGIFGATIFQILKTLPRIVMVIASGVAASKEKAQNQISSGISTTVGATVFNLTLMWGICVIFGTKDMTEKSAAASSSPFKSLKGLSETGVTIDPKTSKTAGIMLLSLIPLALVQPVTTFNSFFARRILIFITLLVSVMLLMSYFLYQIFDPWMQERSLEYSKYENLLAGFLHHVQRHARGKLINEEGQPDIDVIKRLFLETDKDANKCLTLAELENLTLDIQSGKVKVDKDYAITKILNSFDQNNDKIIEEDEFVEGCKRWIEEAKQLAQSNDSNSKKILHKVVEQFTKKQRDEIAEIEHIMARILKHVQTQALEAEHLVNDDGSPNTERIKEIFHQYDFDGNNVITKPELEELIGSVKFGEVEINRDDSVKKVLRDFDKDGNNMIDEHEFVHGMTKWLNEAISVTKCPDKKRAIDEYEKIKWSEVDKLVYEVEKDGEINYKLLTWAFNKSVLQVLLGIAILTLCAKPLVISIEDLSDAMGMPSFLIPFVMVPLALNARMAIAAIFPASQKSSKTASLTFSEIYGGVIMNNIMGMTTLLAVVCIKDLRWDYSAEVLIVLVVCSVVGLLAFFSTTYPLWTCLLAFSLYPFSVLLFYLLECVFGWA, from the exons ATGCCAAGCCTTTCATTATGCTTTATCACAATTATTTTTCTACTTGGAAAGGTCCAAGGCAGGCTTCTAAGGCTTAATTCTTCCAACCAATTGATCTCAGATGGAATCGATCATCGACTTAACAATCAAGAATATGGACAACACTTGCTTTCATCAGGCAAAATATGTCAACAGTTATATGGTATTTTTCCCTGTGCAAACAGCATAGGAGGCTACATTTTCTTGATAATAGTCTACCAATACTTACTGATTACAGGAGAAAGACTGGTCTCAAGAGGAAGCAAGACTCTCTTTAATATTCTTGGCCCTGGCATTTTTGGTGCCACTATTTTTCAAATCTTGAAGACTTTGCCCAGGATTGTCATGGTCATTG CATCTGGAGTTGCAGCAAGTAAAGAGAAAGCTCAGAATCAAATATCTTCAGGAATTAGCACTACAGTTGGAGCTACAGTTTTCAATCTTACTTTAATGTGGGGAATATGTGTGATATTTGGCACTAAAGACATGACAGAAAAATCAGCTGCAGCATCTTCTTCACCTTTCAAAAGTTTGAAGGGCCTAAGTG AAACTGGGGTTACAATTGACccaaaaacaagtaaaacagcTGGAATCATGCTCCTTTCCTTGATCCCATTAGCACTAGTTCAGCCAGTCACTACTTTCAACTCATTCTTTGCAAGGCGTATTCTAATTTTCATCACGCTTTTGGTATCAGTCATGCTTTTAATGTCATACTTTCTTTATCAG ATTTTTGATCCTTGGATGCAAGAAAGAAGTTTAGAATATTCCAAATATGAGAATTTGCTAGCAGGATTTCTGCATCATGTACAGAGGCATGCAAGAGGGAAGCTCATTAATGAAGAAGGACAACCTGATATTGATGTCATCAAAAG ATTATTCCTAGAGACTGATAAAGATGCCAACAAATGCCTAACACTAGCCGAATTGGAGAATCTAACACTTGATATTCAATCAGGGAAAGTTAAGGTGGACAAAGATTATGCTATTACTAAGATATTGAATTCTTTTGATCAAAACAACGACAAAATAATCGAAGAGGATGAGTTTGTCGAGGGATGCAAAAGATGGATAGAAGAAGCAAAGCAGTTAGCTCAAAGTAATGATTCAAATTCTAAAAAGATTTTACACAAG GTTGTTGAGCAATTTACTAAAAAACAAAGGGATGAAATTGCTGAGATTGAGCATATAATGGCAAGAATTTTGAAGCATGTTCAAACCCAAGCATTAGAAGCTGAACACCTTGTCAATGATGATGGAAGCCCCAATACTGAACGGATTAAAGA AATCTTCCATCAGTATGACTTTGATGGGAACAACGTCATAACAAAACCTGAATTGGAAGAGCTAATAGGTTCAGTCAAGTTTGGAGAAGTTGAAATCAATCGCGATGACTCAGTTAAGAAAGTGTTGAGGGATTTTGATAAAGATGGTAATAACATGATCGACGAACATGAATTTGTCCACGGGATGACAAAATGGCTCAATGAGGCTATTAGTGTGACTAAATGCCCTGACAAGAAAAGGGCCATTGATGAATATGAGAAG ATTAAGTGGAGTGAAGTTGACAAGTTAGTCTATGAGGTGGAAAAGGATGGAGAAATCAACTATAAGTTGTTGACATGGGCATTTAACAAATCTGTGCTTCAAGTTTTGTTGGGGATTGCAATACTGACATTGTGTGCAAAACCTCTTGTGATTAGTATAGAAGATTTATCAGATGCTATGGGGATGCCTTCTTTCCTTATCCCTTTTGTTATGGTACCTCTAGCTCTAAATGCAAGAATGGCAATAGCAGCAATATTTCCAGCAAGTCAGAAGAGTTCAAAAACTGCATCTTTGACATTCTCAGAG ATTTATGGAGGAGTGATCATGAACAATATCATGGGCATGACAACACTTTTGGCAGTGGTGTGTATAAAGGACCTAAGATGGGATTATTCAGCTGAAGTGCTAATAGTTTTGGTGGTTTGCTCTGTAGTTGGACTTCTTGCATTTTTCAGCACTACATATCCACTTTGGACTTGCCTCTTAGCATTTTCTCTATACCCTTTCTCGGTGTTGCTCTTTTACCTTCTTGAATGTGTATTTGGATGGGCCTAA
- the LOC104248680 gene encoding protein IQ-DOMAIN 9-like: MGSADWLKNVIGMRKSKDGKSKKLKGTSAIKKSNGCKGDDPLQKEPSKITNGVLIKNQRELGMPIDDRAAIKIQTAFRAYVARKSLRRLKGNARLQSLTQRPSVKKQASSALNYIHSWNRMQTEIIDRRVRMVTEGRLERKKLENQLKLEAKLQNLEVEWSGGPETMEVILARIHQREEAATKRERAMAYAFSHQWRANSSPVFGSGNHEMSKANWGWSWTDRWVAARPWESRVPVHTSPKKVNGKASKTTKSSTTPTKKTPISVKSSLPNGKVTVKAKKPNEVAAQKVSSKVKETTTDKQEVVVEAN; encoded by the exons ATGGGTTCTGCGGACTGGCTTAAGAATGTAATTGGTATGAGAAAATCAAAGGATGGGAAATCTAAAAAATTAAAG GGAACATCAGCAATCAAAAAGTCTAATGGATGCAAAGGGGATGATCCCCTCCAGAAAGAGCCATCCAAAATAACCAATGGTGTCTTGATCAAGAATCAGAGAGAGCTGGGAATGCCTATTGATGACAGAGCAGCTATTAAGATTCAGACAGCATTCCGTGCTTACGTG GCTAGGAAATCTTTACGTCGATTGAAAGGAAATGCAAGGTTACAGTCCCTGACACAACGTCCGTCGGTGAAAAAACAAGCTTCATCAGCTTTGAACTATATCCACTCGTGGAACAGGATGCAAACTGAGATTATAGATCGCCGTGTTCGTATGGTAACGGAAGGGCGTCTTGAGCGGAAGAAGCTGGAGAATCAATTGAAGCTAGAGGCAAAGCTCCAAAATTTAGAG GTAGAGTGGAGTGGTGGCCCAGAAACAATGGAAGTTATTCTAGCAAGGATTCACCAGAGAGAAGAAGCCGCAACGAAACGGGAGCGTGCTATGGCCTATGCATTTTCACATCAG TGGAGGGCCAATTCCAGCCCAGTATTTGGATCGGGTAATCATGAAATGAGCAAAGCTAATTGGGGCTGGAGCTGGACGGATCGATGGGTTGCTGCTCGACCATGGGAAAGCCGAGTTCCTGTTCACACAAGTCCAAAGAAAGTCAATGGTAAAGCAAGTAAGACCACTAAAAGTAGTACTACTCCGACAAAGAAAACACCAATTTCTGTTAAATCGTCTTTGCCTAATGGGAAAGTCACCGTAAAAGCTAAAAAGCCAAATGAAGTAGCTGCACAAAAAGTGAGCAGCAAAGTTAAGGAGACAACCACCGACAAACAAGAGGTGGTAGTAGAAGCAAACTGA